In one Pelecanus crispus isolate bPelCri1 chromosome 12, bPelCri1.pri, whole genome shotgun sequence genomic region, the following are encoded:
- the MDH2 gene encoding malate dehydrogenase, mitochondrial isoform X2, which translates to MLSRLARPAAAAALRRGLATTAQNNAKVAVLGASGGIGQPLSLLLKNSPLVSRLSLYDIAHTPGVAADLSHIETRANVKGFLGPEQLPECLKGCNVVVIPAGVPRKPGMTRDDLFNTNASIVATLTTACAKHCPEAMICIISNPGLDPARVNVPVIGGHAGKTIIPLISQCTPKVDFPQDQLEKLTGRIQEAGTEVVKAKAGAGSATLSMAYAGARFVFSLVDAMNGKEGVIECAFVRSEETESPYFSTPLLLGKNGIEKNLGIGKISPFEEKMVAEAMSELKASIKKGEEFAKNFK; encoded by the exons ATGCTGTCCCGCCtcgcccggcccgccgccgccgccgccctccgccgGGGCCTCGCCACCACCGCCCAG aacaATGCCAAGGTAGCAGTGCTGGGGGCCTCAGGAGGCATTGGCCAGcctctctcccttcttctgAAGAACAGCCCGCTGGTGAGCAGGCTCAGCCTTTATGATATTGCTCACACTCCAGGTGTTGCAGCTGACCTCAGCCACATCGAGACAAGAGCGAATGTTAAAG GCTTCCTGGGACCTGAGCAGTTGCCAGAATGTCTGAAGGGCTGTAATGTTGTAGTTATTCCTGCGGGAGTCCCTAGAAAACCAG GTATGACTCGTGATGACCTGTTCAACACCAATGCTAGCATTGTTGCTACTTTGACAACTGCCTGTGCAAAGCACTGTCCAGAAGCCATGATCTGTATTATTTCTAACCCG GGCTTAGATCCAGCTCGAGTAAATGTTCCGGTTATTGGTGGCCATGCTGGGAAGACTATCATCCCTCTGATCTCTCAG TGCACACCAAAAGTGGACTTTCCTCAGGATCAGCTGGAAAAGCTTACAGGGAGAATTCAAGAAGCTGGCACTGAAGTTGTCAAAGCTAAAGCAGGAGCAG GATCTGCCACCTTGTCTATGGCCTATGCTGGTGCTCGATTTGTGTTCTCTCTGGTGGATGCAATGAATGGAAAGGAAGGGGTTATTGAATGTGCCTTTGTTCGATCAGAAGAGACGGAGAGCCCGTACTTCTCTACACCTCTGCTACTGGGA AAAAATGGAATTGAGAAGAACCTAGGTATTGGCAAGATCTCCCCCTTTGAAGAGAAGATGGTTGCTGAGGCCATGTCTGAGCTGAAGGCTTCTATTAAGAAAGGAGAGGAGTTTGCGAAGAACTTCAAGTGA
- the MDH2 gene encoding malate dehydrogenase, mitochondrial isoform X1 — MLSRLARPAAAAALRRGLATTAQNNAKVAVLGASGGIGQPLSLLLKNSPLVSRLSLYDIAHTPGVAADLSHIETRANVKGFLGPEQLPECLKGCNVVVIPAGVPRKPGMTRDDLFNTNASIVATLTTACAKHCPEAMICIISNPVNSTIPITSEVFKKHGVYNPNRIFGVTTLDIVRANTFVAELKGLDPARVNVPVIGGHAGKTIIPLISQCTPKVDFPQDQLEKLTGRIQEAGTEVVKAKAGAGSATLSMAYAGARFVFSLVDAMNGKEGVIECAFVRSEETESPYFSTPLLLGKNGIEKNLGIGKISPFEEKMVAEAMSELKASIKKGEEFAKNFK; from the exons ATGCTGTCCCGCCtcgcccggcccgccgccgccgccgccctccgccgGGGCCTCGCCACCACCGCCCAG aacaATGCCAAGGTAGCAGTGCTGGGGGCCTCAGGAGGCATTGGCCAGcctctctcccttcttctgAAGAACAGCCCGCTGGTGAGCAGGCTCAGCCTTTATGATATTGCTCACACTCCAGGTGTTGCAGCTGACCTCAGCCACATCGAGACAAGAGCGAATGTTAAAG GCTTCCTGGGACCTGAGCAGTTGCCAGAATGTCTGAAGGGCTGTAATGTTGTAGTTATTCCTGCGGGAGTCCCTAGAAAACCAG GTATGACTCGTGATGACCTGTTCAACACCAATGCTAGCATTGTTGCTACTTTGACAACTGCCTGTGCAAAGCACTGTCCAGAAGCCATGATCTGTATTATTTCTAACCCG GTAAATTCAACCATCCCAATAACTTCAGAAGTCTTCAAGAAGCATGGTGTGTATAATCCCAACAGAATCTTTGGCGTTACAACATTGGACATTGTCAGAGCGAATACTTTTGTGGCTGAACTAAAG GGCTTAGATCCAGCTCGAGTAAATGTTCCGGTTATTGGTGGCCATGCTGGGAAGACTATCATCCCTCTGATCTCTCAG TGCACACCAAAAGTGGACTTTCCTCAGGATCAGCTGGAAAAGCTTACAGGGAGAATTCAAGAAGCTGGCACTGAAGTTGTCAAAGCTAAAGCAGGAGCAG GATCTGCCACCTTGTCTATGGCCTATGCTGGTGCTCGATTTGTGTTCTCTCTGGTGGATGCAATGAATGGAAAGGAAGGGGTTATTGAATGTGCCTTTGTTCGATCAGAAGAGACGGAGAGCCCGTACTTCTCTACACCTCTGCTACTGGGA AAAAATGGAATTGAGAAGAACCTAGGTATTGGCAAGATCTCCCCCTTTGAAGAGAAGATGGTTGCTGAGGCCATGTCTGAGCTGAAGGCTTCTATTAAGAAAGGAGAGGAGTTTGCGAAGAACTTCAAGTGA
- the STYXL1 gene encoding serine/threonine/tyrosine-interacting-like protein 1: MAGVALCEPRHLYNILNQHRRLPRLAEPNYLCLLDARTQREYNESHIITARRIEQSPTGEYLVPDSEELGCVRYCVVYDCETSSLDCCDYEEEEKEKGSSASSEIENTDSSSVCSQNDFLISLDAEEGTAIQYARSFEQFTRHPVLVLRGGYKCFSACYHFLRTQKILWMPQELDNFQPYPVEILPAKLYMGNFKQACDQQIQKDLKIKAQVNISEQPATLFAEGGKYLHISVPDSLKADLFSTFATICHFIDAQLDCGAVLVFSSLGISRSSTVTMAYLMHSCQFSLKRAWDYVLKCKTNMRPHRGFVKQLSDWETQIYRTTITDVSEPNY, translated from the exons ATGGCGGGGGTGGCGCTCTGCGAGCCCCGCCACCTCTACAACATCCTCAACCAGCACCGGCGGCTGCCCCGGCTGGCGGAGCCCAACTACCTGTGCCTGCTGG atgccCGTACCCAGCGTGAATACAATGAGAGCCATATTATTACAGCACGCAGGATTGAACAG AGTCCTACAGGGGAGTATCTGGTACCAGATTCCGAGGAGTTGGGGTGTGTCAGATACTGCGTGGTGTATGACTGCGAGACCAGCTCTTTGGATTGCTGTGACtatgaggaagaggagaaagaaaaag GGAGCAGTGCTTCTTCAGAGATTGAAAACACTGACTCAAGTTCTGTATGTTCACAGAATGA CTTTTTGATCTCATTAGATGCTGAGGAAGGAACTGCCATCCAATATGCCAGAAGCTTCGAGCAGTTCACCCGCCATCCTGTGCTTGTCCTGAGAGGCGGATACAAGTGTTTTTCAGCCTGCTATCATTTTCTGAGGACTCAGAAGATATTGTGGATGCCTCAG GAATTAGACAACTTCCAGCCATACCCTGTAGAAATACTGCCTGCAAAGTTATATATGGGCAATTTCAAGCAGGCCTGTGACCAACAAATTCAGAAAGATCTGAAGATCAAAGCTCAAGTCAACATCTCCGAACAGCCTGCCACACT GTTTGCAGAAGGTGGCAAATATCTCCATATATCTGTTCCAGATTCTCTCAAAGCAGATCTTTTTTCTACCTTTGCCACCATTTGTCATTTCATAG ATGCTCAGCTGGATTGTGGAGCGGTCCTAGTGTTCTCCAGCCTGGGGATAAGCCGGAGCAGCACAGTAACCATGGCCTATCTTATGCATTCCTGCCAGTTTTCCCTGAAG AGAGCTTGGGACTACGTTCTGAAATGCAAAACGAACATGAGACCACACCGGGGCTTTGTGAAACAGCTGTCAGACTGGGAGACCCAAATCTACAGGACCACGATCACAGACGTCTCTGAACCAAATTACTGA
- the MDH2 gene encoding malate dehydrogenase, mitochondrial isoform X3, with amino-acid sequence MTRDDLFNTNASIVATLTTACAKHCPEAMICIISNPVNSTIPITSEVFKKHGVYNPNRIFGVTTLDIVRANTFVAELKGLDPARVNVPVIGGHAGKTIIPLISQCTPKVDFPQDQLEKLTGRIQEAGTEVVKAKAGAGSATLSMAYAGARFVFSLVDAMNGKEGVIECAFVRSEETESPYFSTPLLLGKNGIEKNLGIGKISPFEEKMVAEAMSELKASIKKGEEFAKNFK; translated from the exons ATGACTCGTGATGACCTGTTCAACACCAATGCTAGCATTGTTGCTACTTTGACAACTGCCTGTGCAAAGCACTGTCCAGAAGCCATGATCTGTATTATTTCTAACCCG GTAAATTCAACCATCCCAATAACTTCAGAAGTCTTCAAGAAGCATGGTGTGTATAATCCCAACAGAATCTTTGGCGTTACAACATTGGACATTGTCAGAGCGAATACTTTTGTGGCTGAACTAAAG GGCTTAGATCCAGCTCGAGTAAATGTTCCGGTTATTGGTGGCCATGCTGGGAAGACTATCATCCCTCTGATCTCTCAG TGCACACCAAAAGTGGACTTTCCTCAGGATCAGCTGGAAAAGCTTACAGGGAGAATTCAAGAAGCTGGCACTGAAGTTGTCAAAGCTAAAGCAGGAGCAG GATCTGCCACCTTGTCTATGGCCTATGCTGGTGCTCGATTTGTGTTCTCTCTGGTGGATGCAATGAATGGAAAGGAAGGGGTTATTGAATGTGCCTTTGTTCGATCAGAAGAGACGGAGAGCCCGTACTTCTCTACACCTCTGCTACTGGGA AAAAATGGAATTGAGAAGAACCTAGGTATTGGCAAGATCTCCCCCTTTGAAGAGAAGATGGTTGCTGAGGCCATGTCTGAGCTGAAGGCTTCTATTAAGAAAGGAGAGGAGTTTGCGAAGAACTTCAAGTGA